Proteins from a single region of Sphingopyxis sp. BSN-002:
- a CDS encoding nuclear transport factor 2 family protein yields the protein MPTREDMIATIDRAFAARAAGDVEVMNAIWAEGATYAMEGAEELMTRYPTGPGDAHAAIERLADLLEAADIRRVDTIVEGHRAAVLWRANFSNGRDAPRTLQLFSRWEFDDAGRVTAMHEYADTATIAALIAG from the coding sequence ATGCCGACACGCGAGGATATGATCGCCACCATCGACCGCGCCTTTGCGGCGCGCGCGGCGGGCGATGTCGAGGTGATGAACGCGATCTGGGCCGAGGGCGCGACCTATGCGATGGAGGGCGCCGAGGAGCTGATGACGCGCTATCCGACCGGGCCGGGCGACGCGCATGCCGCGATCGAGCGGCTCGCCGACCTGCTCGAGGCCGCGGACATCCGCCGCGTCGATACGATCGTCGAGGGCCATCGCGCCGCGGTGCTGTGGCGTGCGAACTTCTCGAACGGCCGCGATGCGCCGCGCACGCTGCAGCTCTTCTCGCGCTGGGAGTTCGACGACGCCGGACGGGTCACGGCGATGCATGAATATGCCGACACCGCGACGATCGCGGCGCTGATCGCCGGTTAG
- a CDS encoding DUF4440 domain-containing protein translates to MPLTLLFAAALGAATPAAPAPMPTGDALTAAIADKDARLFWAVFEGCDARALPDLLVPDFRMIHDKGGLAEASRDAMVADVAKTCARRQPGGDMAGYKNRRLLVPGSRTVRAMGDWGALEEAAHVFFEWNAKESRWDMVGGARYMHLWQWIPAEHRFRLSQSYSYDHDGAAPYPPAPAP, encoded by the coding sequence TCGGCGCCGCGACGCCCGCAGCCCCCGCGCCGATGCCCACCGGCGACGCGCTCACTGCCGCGATCGCCGACAAGGACGCCCGCCTGTTCTGGGCGGTGTTCGAGGGGTGTGATGCCAGGGCGCTCCCCGATCTCCTCGTCCCCGACTTCCGCATGATCCACGACAAGGGCGGCCTCGCCGAGGCGAGCCGCGACGCGATGGTCGCCGACGTCGCGAAGACCTGCGCACGCCGTCAGCCCGGCGGCGACATGGCGGGCTATAAAAACCGCCGCCTGCTCGTCCCCGGATCGCGGACGGTCCGCGCGATGGGCGACTGGGGCGCGCTTGAGGAAGCCGCGCATGTCTTCTTCGAATGGAATGCGAAGGAGAGCCGCTGGGACATGGTCGGCGGCGCGCGCTACATGCATCTGTGGCAATGGATCCCCGCCGAGCACCGCTTCCGCCTGTCGCAAAGCTACAGCTACGATCACGACGGCGCCGCGCCCTATCCGCCCGCGCCGGCACCCTGA